The sequence AAGATATAGGTTTCTGTGAGGGATGTCAATTACCTTCGCACAAACAATCATACCtggaaacgattttttttaatgagaatCTGAAcgtcaaaattttatcaaaaccCAAGATATTCCCCCTTTATGCACTGGACTACATAGAGATAGATCATTTGAATATAATAAATTCTGCCAGTATAAATTCGTTGATGGTCAATACACCATGTTCAAGTTACGTCTGCAGCCTAATGCACGCGCACACACCGATTTTGTTAGAAcgtaaattacattttgaagTCAAAATCGGAGCTACAACTGGTTGATGCTATTAACTAGAATAACTTTTCACGaaagtttaaataaaagaaaaaaaaattgaatgtgctAACTGGTTTTGGTTTCAAGTGGACCGTCGGGTGCTTTTACTGTTAAATACCACCAATAAATTCATATACATTAGATTCACACATAAAAGTTCGTCTCGTTTTTTATTCAGACTCTGTTGAAATGTTTGTTGACCACCTATGTgcgatttttttatgtttatttgtaATCGAGAAAGTGAAATGTCGTAAGTTTATAGCCAAATTCATCGGTTTATTCGTTCCGATACAATacggaaaataaataaatttttgtttgataatcGTAGAAGAAGTTGATTGTTCCATTCCGGATGGATCCGTTGGAGTTTGTGTACAGATCGATGACTGTCCATCGATACGATCGCTTTTGTTGGGCTCAGCCAGACCGCTGCCATCGCATatcgttcataaattaaaaactcaTACTTGCGCCTTCGAGAATGACAAGGTAAACAccagttttcaatttatttttttaaattaatttctttaaaaatgtttacagtCATGAACACCTAAAAGTGCTGCCGTGTTGGGTTAATCTCTTAATTTTTATTAGTCCACTTTCTTTCAGACATCCATGGGTGTTTCCGATTTTGTTCTGTGGAACAAAGTGGTCTAAACAAATAAGAGATTGATAACGCAGCGGCACGTTTAGGTGTTCATGACTGTATCCCATGAACGatcttaacaaaaacaaatcattttccataaattggTCGAGCGACttcatttacataaattttaacCGAATGATTAAAGAGGAGAATATGCATCGATCGATTGTAGTTAACAATATGTCGACGAAATCGTTTTTGTTTGAACGAAATTCCTACCTACCATTAGGTAAACAGCAGAGTCATTTTGAATCGTTTCGGAAActggtttttttcttttctgtaaTTATTATTAGATGCGTTTAACATTTCTATGTTGCATTTCAGATGGAAGAGGTTTTAATTGCATTgctcatttaaataaataattgtgaGAAATAAATGGGAAAGTTATACTTGACCCAGACAGAAAAGCATAGCTAGACTAGCTCGAACAAAGAGTTAGAAAATAGCTAGCTCGTCTATGACTTCTAGATTTCGGCTTCGAATCGGTGGTTTCGATCCCAGCAAGACCCCGTCGTCACTATAAGATCACTtgcaaaaatcttttagatCTACACTCGTACATTCTGTTTCATCCCAGAAAAGTTAAAAGCTATAAATCACTAGGCAACAATTTGTGTCTATAATTCACATATCAATCATTCGTGCATCTCCCAATATCTTTCGTCTttcataattatttatttattcaaagcgaaaaaaaagactgctcgcatacggcgcagtcagtaaaaaaacgatcttttcaatcaacaaatattacaataaataaaaatcatccgctctattacttcctaaagttccaagaatacatgccgcattgcctctttgtatagcaatagaaatCGTCTACATCACCAGTAAAATAGACGGTAATGGAGCAGGGCTTTTTTATGAGTTTaaaagagtcaattcgccaattcGTCAGCcaagttttcaatttctgaaacAAGCTATCgccgatattattgagttatagctcattcgattcgtcgttcaattctagcCTGGGGGTATCTGccattttttctcaaaaaaatccgGGCCAACAATCCTACaaagtttcaactttttgtgttACTCCTTCCTCAAGTTATTgctaaaacatagctaacgccgacccgtacgaaacacctattcgtatcaaaagcctttaatgtgaaactcttcatttctcttacttcattttcttctctgctgaaaaactattcttccttttaaatcacttacattatccactctttgtcttgttatcatatacaattaaattgccggaggcaatatagacagccccgtacgaagtcaaatttcataaattcctatttaaacagctatataccgctatatttacctatatttcactgtaaataaacatttcacagaggaatatgctattatatagctctatatgcctgtatatagctcaatatagctgtatataggtatatatagatgtccatatatggaatccctgaaacccctcacacttaacacattatttccatgttaacagaaactctctaagtatcatttttcccaagatatttctattttactaaaatccaatatggccgccggcagccattttgttaggagaccggaaatagtaccgacgctttacattcgttaatacctttcaaacaaaaaaaaattcatgaaattcggtcaaaatttactcgagatattgtcaaaatacaccacgttcactgtacttccgagtagccagataagagctcactccaagagacctagctcacgctccggagaacataatttcatgaacttttttttccctgattggtacggtcaatacctatctaataaagctaaaacagacgacatatgttcaaatgtggccgacctacaagcaaaaactgcttgccgccctgtgcctgttccacaccaaggggtctaactcacgagtcggtcatccgatttccataaactttttttttgtcgatcggtattgtaaataccttttatttgacgtatcacttacaagtttaacgtttaaatgtccggagatatcttcgaaaaaccgtaaagcacttattgggccacagctcgggaggggtcgatccaaaatcactcatcttcgaacttagcctgtcttttgacattaccaaacgggaaaaaaaagaattttcaaaatcggatgcgttttactcaagttatcgtgcagacagacagacggacagacggacattttttttcgcggatttggcatctctagacaaccacaataggtttccccttactcagggagtccaattcgacgtgttacaaccgtatgcgtaaacctataagaccccagtacttcgtacgggtctaaaaagtgTTCTGACCACCCTCTGACATCACATCACATGTAGACACATTATACCCAAACtggatttttttgagaaaaaatggCAGACACCCCCTcgctagaattgaacgacgaatcgaatgagctataactcaatataTCGGCGCGAGCTTGTTTTCCAAGTGGCTGAgaaattggcgaattgactcttaaaccctaaaaactctgaaaaaaagcaaaaattttcagaattaaaatttaaaaaagtcttgcgtacacactgaatgaattGTTAGACGTAACCCAAATTTGTCTAGCCCATATTTGAGTCGAGTCATCCGTCGAGTATTACTCGAGCTTTTTCCATATTTCTGAGCTTTCTTTTTTAACCGCCAGACATAAATTAGTTATCTTAACTACCTGACATCCCTTTCTACTACtaaataatttcgataaatcTTCAGGTAACGCCAAAAGTATGTTGCCTGGACGACATTTTCACAACAGAGGGATCAATAACACCTGCACCATTCCAACCAATTACCCCATCACAAGTAACTCCGACTGAAATTCAACCAAGCCCATCGACAAGTGGACCAGGCCTAGATCTTGGCAGTCGATCGGATGTGCCAGACGATGCATCCGATCATCCAAATTTGAATCTGTTACCGCTGACTAATTGCGGAGATATTCTGGAACAAAAACTGTCCAACGGAAACAAAACCGATCTGTTTGAATTTCCATGGATGGCGCTGTTACGGTACGAAAATGGTGGCAATATAGAAAGTCTCTGTGGCGGCTCTTTGATTAGTACGATcgatttttggttttaattgtCTCACTCTTCGAAcaatttattcgaattttaatttttttaggCGATCGATACGTCCTTACAGCAGCCCATTGCGTAACAAAACTCAAGTCAACAATGAGATTGTAACGAACAAACACttttaacacatttttcttttcattttgcaaCCGATTTACGGTATACGATATTTAAAGAGTTGCAGTTCGACTGGGAGAGTATGACACAACAACCGACATCGATTGCCAGATCGTCGGCAATGAAAAAATATGCGCACCACCTGTACAAGACATAATCGTCGAGGAAGTGTTCGCTCATCCGATGTATGATCGACCGAGATACTCGAATGATATTGCGGTCATTCGATTGTCTGCACCGGCAAATATGACACCCGGTATAGTACGCACACACATATGCGCCTCTTAATTATTTACTCAAACAAATGTTCGAATACAGAAAGCGTTCGTCCCATTTGCCTACCGACAACGTTTCGAGTACAAAGTACTGTACTGAAAAGAGTATCAATTACCGGATGGGGCACAACCGAGACTCGTAATTTGTCTACTTTTCAACAGTTTTTCGATCCCACTACCAATTTCGCTTTTTATTTGTTAGAACGCCCTGCAACAGTATTACTGCAAGCTCTGATGCCAATAGTTCCCAACGACATTTGCCAGAAGGATTTCTACAAAAGATCGTTGCGACTCACTCCGAATCAGATGTGTGCTGGCGGCGAGACTGGTATCGACAGCTGTAAAGGAGATAGCGGTGGTTGGTGTCATGGAATGTCatggaaaatggaattgattttttttaaatattctctTTCTCTCGCCCTCTCTGCAATGATTAGGACCATTGATCTATCCGGCTACATTGGATGGCGTGCGAATGGTACAATTCGGCATTGTTTCGGCTGGTGTGTCAGTCTGTAGCAGTACTAACAATTTTCCTGGTATCTACGTCAAAGTTGCGTATTACATGCGATGGATTTTAGACCAAATGAGACCGTAGATTGATTGAacgattaaattattacttgcCAGATCAGTTATTctgtttttattcaaaaatcgaaattgggGACTAGCGTATCCTGACGTACCATTCGAATGAAACTATAGGTCCACATAAATGGTTAAGTCTGTTATGAATCCTTTCAAGTCCTAATATTAAGaattatttcactaaatttaaaatttggtgGATTTGTTGGggaaatttggtgaaattatCAATATCAGGGTGGCGATTCTCATGACGTTCGTAAGTTTTCAGCGGTCCCACTAAAATTTTCGTGTCCTACCGCAGCAATGAACGTCAaggtcaacacaaggtatggtcgaatgtcaaactttgtatgtagcggacgacatagcgatttcatataaacaaactcacctctcatgagaggtttgtatgaacagaccataactggtttatactttcattgctacCGCAGGCCATGTAGGACATTGTTTTGAGgtttattaatgaaaataacaGACATTCCAACTAAGgttcaaaatagttatttatgccactgcaaactttagatgcctctgtggcataaaatattgtatttgactgaatgcaaagtactttattatgCTCACGATACAACAAACGgcctattttaaattttaaaaatcaacCCTTTAATACAGTACTTTGTAcctcgattgcataaataactatttttctatttaaggTTTCTGCTTTTTCAATTCTTCGATTTTCGTCTTTGTTAGCTGGATTGCAGCTGTTAGAACTGCATGTGCCTTAACTAATTCACTTATTTCCACGGTTTCGTTGGAATTTACACACGAcagagttttcttttttttctaatgcgtTCAACATTTtagtcaaaaatatttgattatatGGAATGTCATTGAATGTTCCGAACATGCCAGTATAGCTCCGAGAATAATTCTTCTTCATTCGAAGTACTGGCAAGCAAATTTGATTTAACGTTATTCAAGTGGTGGCAGTTCATAATATGCTCTGATGTTTGATCATCAACGTTACAGAAAGTACATTTCGGCGATGTTACAACTCCAATGCGAGCCAAATGTTTATATAACAAATCATGTCCTGTCAGTCTTCTGAAATTTGCAACGTAGATCTTCCGGCTGTTCGATATTACCGACTGTTGATTTATACTCGACCAAGATTTTGTTTCGGATATATTGTGTTGATGATATTTGATCGCTTCCGCCACATTCATTTCGATACTTTTTTTTGCgtcagaaaattttttaatgtttctaCGCTTCCCTTTTCCCGATGTGAATCGTCGGCATTTGGTTGGATAATTCAAGTCGTACGACTCGTAagttgatttaattttatgaatgattgAAGGTTTCGATTTAAGCCGTTGTTCCACTGCATGGAAAGTGTTCCATAAACTATTCGGTGTTCGTTGTATACGTTCGAACATTTTCATGGCTGCTTCCTCGCAAGCGAATCGGATTGGTTTAATACCCGAAAACATTTCCATGGCGGTAATGGGCGTTGATTTGACTCCTCCAGTTATCATTCTTAAAGCTTTGTTCTGAAcgatttcaagttttttcaaCATTGACGGACTGGCACATATCAGAAGTTCGTGACCGAATGTAAGAACTGGTAGGATGTATGCTCTGTATGTCAAGGTCAGCGTGTCTTTCGAGGCTCCCCATTTTGTGCCAGAAagtgttttcaaaattttcattctgttTTCAGCCTTTTCAACCACTGATTCTAcatgaaatttgaatgtaaGACGCTGATCTAGTTCAATCCCGAGATAACGTTGTCTTTGGGTTTCTCGGACTGTTGTTCCATTATAAAATAATTCTAGTTTTTGTGAACTATTTGCCATTGAAAACAATTGATAaaacgttttctccacgttcaCTTCCATTTCGTTTGTCTGTACCCAATCCTTCAACTCGTCCAAAGCGCAGTTCATTATTGATTCAATGGTTGTCATATCATCGCCAGAGACGACAATTGCCAGATCGTCAGCAAACATTACTATTTCGACTCCAGTTATTGAACGTAGATTCTGACACAGATCGTTCACCATACAGTTGAACAATGTTGTACTCGACACTGCTCCTTGTGGTAGGCCCCTTCTGACTTGTTTGAACGAAGACGTCTTATCATGACAGCGAACGGCAATAAATCTTTGGCATAAGAAGTTATGAATGGAATGAACTATGTAATCTGGCGTGTTCATTTGTGATAGTTTCGTTAATAAGATATCACGTGATACTAAATCATAGGCCGCTTTGAAGTCAATGAATGCGACTACGGTGGTTAATTTGtcgttgaaattgttttgaattaattgacAAAGGAAACCCACTTGATCCAATGATGATTTTCTCGGTTGAAACGCACCTTGAGCTGgatttatcgttttttgttgtttcaggTGGTTCTGCAGTCTGTTCATTAACATCTTTTCATagat comes from Bradysia coprophila strain Holo2 chromosome X unlocalized genomic scaffold, BU_Bcop_v1 contig_38, whole genome shotgun sequence and encodes:
- the LOC119069608 gene encoding serine protease grass-like, with translation MFVDHLCAIFLCLFVIEKVKCQEVDCSIPDGSVGVCVQIDDCPSIRSLLLGSARPLPSHIVHKLKTHTCAFENDKVTPKVCCLDDIFTTEGSITPAPFQPITPSQVTPTEIQPSPSTSGPGLDLGSRSDVPDDASDHPNLNLLPLTNCGDILEQKLSNGNKTDLFEFPWMALLRYENGGNIESLCGGSLISDRYVLTAAHCVTKLKSTMRLVAVRLGEYDTTTDIDCQIVGNEKICAPPVQDIIVEEVFAHPMYDRPRYSNDIAVIRLSAPANMTPESVRPICLPTTFRVQSTVLKRVSITGWGTTETQRPATVLLQALMPIVPNDICQKDFYKRSLRLTPNQMCAGGETGIDSCKGDSGGPLIYPATLDGVRMVQFGIVSAGVSVCSSTNNFPGIYVKVAYYMRWILDQMRP